From the genome of Argentina anserina chromosome 4, drPotAnse1.1, whole genome shotgun sequence, one region includes:
- the LOC126791735 gene encoding protein DETOXIFICATION 14-like isoform X1: MEKGLLIKETKEENREEGGFQRCGGFVREVKKLGYIAGPMVAVNLSQYFLQIISIMIVGHLGQLFLSSTAIAISFCAVTGFSLIFGMACALETLSGQAYGAQQYRLLGLHISTAIFSLMLICLPLSLVWIYMEKILVLLGQDPLISHEAGNFARMLLPALFAYAALQPLCKYLQTQSLIVPLLLSSCACVCFHILVCWVLVFKSGLGNLGAALAIGMSYWLNVVLLVLYVKYSSTCAHTRVQISYEIFQGIEDFLRFAIPSAIMICLEWWSFEILTLLAGFLPNPQLETSVLSVCLSTISSLYTIPEALGAAVSTRVSNELGAGNPQAASVAVVASMFLTVSSSVIISSTVFASQSVFGYIFSREKEVVEYVTAIAPLLCLSVIADSLHAVLSGIARGSGWQNLAVYVNLGAYYLVGIPVAATLGFWFDFRGKGLWIGILVGSFLQAVFYSIITSCTNWEEKAKKARERILEEAALVR, encoded by the exons ATGGAAAAAGGGTTGTTGATAAAGGAAACAAAGGAGGAGAACAGAGAAGAAGGTGGTTTTCAAAGATGTGGTGGGTTTGTTCGAGAAGTGAAGAAGTTGGGTTACATAGCAGGGCCTATGGTGGCTGTGAATCTGTCACAGTACTTTCTGCAGATCATTTCGATCATGATTGTTGGTCATTTGGGTCAGCTCTTTCTTTCCAGTACTGCTATAGCCATCTCCTTCTGTGCAGTCACCGGCTTCAGTCTCATT TTTGGGATGGCCTGTGCACTCGAAACTCTCTCTGGGCAAGCATATGGAGCTCAGCAGTATCGACTGCTAGGACTACATATAAGCACTGCCATCTTCTCTCTAATGCTAATTTGTCTTCCTCTGTCTCTTGTGTGGATATATATGGAGAAAATACTAGTGTTGTTAGGCCAAGACCCTCTGATTTCGCATGAAGCGGGTAACTTTGCAAGGATGCTTTTACCTGCACTGTTTGCTTATGCAGCTCTTCAGCCACTTTGTAAATATCTCCAGACACAAAGCTTGATCGTTCCCTTGCTTTTAAGCTCTTGCGCCTGTGTGTGCTTCCATATACTTGTCTGCTGGGTCTTGGTGTTCAAGTCTGGCCTAGGAAACCTGGGGGCAGCTTTAGCCATTGGTATGTCTTATTGGTTGAATGTGGTTCTACTCGTACTATATGTAAAGTACTCCAGCACCTGTGCACATACCAGGGTTCAAATTTCCTATGAAATATTTCAAGGCATTGAAGACTTCTTACGTTTTGCTATTCCGTCTGCTATAATGATTTG CCTAGAATGGTGGTCATTTGAGATCCTTACCTTGCTTGCTGGTTTTCTACCGAATCCACAGCTTGAAACTTCAGTTTTATCAGTTTG TTTGTCAACTATCTCATCACTGTATACAATTCCAGAAGCACTAGGTGCCGCAGTAAG TACTAGAGTGTCAAATGAACTAGGAGCTGGAAACCCACAAGCAGCTAGTGTAGCAGTTGTTGCTTCGATGTTTCTTACCGTCTCCAGTTCAGTCATTATAAGCTCAACAGTCTTTGCCAGTCAATCTGTTTTTGGCTACATTTTCAGCCGTGAGAAGGAAGTTGTGGAATATGTCACTGCCATTGCTCCTTTGCTTTGTCTGTCAGTTATAGCAGACAGCTTACACGCAGTTCTTTCTG GTATCGCTAGGGGATCCGGCTGGCAGAACTTGGCAGTGTATGTCAACCTAGGAGCTTATTATCTTGTTGGGATTCCTGTGGCTGCTACGTTGGGTTTCTGGTTCGACTTCAGAGGAAAAGGCCTTTGGATTGGAATACTAGTCGGTTCTTTTCTGCAAGCAGTTTTTTATTCTATCATAACAAGTTGTACAAACTGGGAAGAAAAG GCAAAGAAGGCGAGGGAGAGAATATTAGAGGAAGCAGCTTTAGTAAGATAG
- the LOC126791735 gene encoding protein DETOXIFICATION 14-like isoform X2 produces the protein MEKGLLIKETKEENREEGGFQRCGGFVREVKKLGYIAGPMVAVNLSQYFLQIISIMIVGHLGQLFLSSTAIAISFCAVTGFSLIFGMACALETLSGQAYGAQQYRLLGLHISTAIFSLMLICLPLSLVWIYMEKILVLLGQDPLISHEAGNFARMLLPALFAYAALQPLCKYLQTQSLIVPLLLSSCACVCFHILVCWVLVFKSGLGNLGAALAIGMSYWLNVVLLVLYVKYSSTCAHTRVQISYEIFQGIEDFLRFAIPSAIMICLEWWSFEILTLLAGFLPNPQLETSVLSVCLSTISSLYTIPEALGAAVRVSNELGAGNPQAASVAVVASMFLTVSSSVIISSTVFASQSVFGYIFSREKEVVEYVTAIAPLLCLSVIADSLHAVLSGIARGSGWQNLAVYVNLGAYYLVGIPVAATLGFWFDFRGKGLWIGILVGSFLQAVFYSIITSCTNWEEKAKKARERILEEAALVR, from the exons ATGGAAAAAGGGTTGTTGATAAAGGAAACAAAGGAGGAGAACAGAGAAGAAGGTGGTTTTCAAAGATGTGGTGGGTTTGTTCGAGAAGTGAAGAAGTTGGGTTACATAGCAGGGCCTATGGTGGCTGTGAATCTGTCACAGTACTTTCTGCAGATCATTTCGATCATGATTGTTGGTCATTTGGGTCAGCTCTTTCTTTCCAGTACTGCTATAGCCATCTCCTTCTGTGCAGTCACCGGCTTCAGTCTCATT TTTGGGATGGCCTGTGCACTCGAAACTCTCTCTGGGCAAGCATATGGAGCTCAGCAGTATCGACTGCTAGGACTACATATAAGCACTGCCATCTTCTCTCTAATGCTAATTTGTCTTCCTCTGTCTCTTGTGTGGATATATATGGAGAAAATACTAGTGTTGTTAGGCCAAGACCCTCTGATTTCGCATGAAGCGGGTAACTTTGCAAGGATGCTTTTACCTGCACTGTTTGCTTATGCAGCTCTTCAGCCACTTTGTAAATATCTCCAGACACAAAGCTTGATCGTTCCCTTGCTTTTAAGCTCTTGCGCCTGTGTGTGCTTCCATATACTTGTCTGCTGGGTCTTGGTGTTCAAGTCTGGCCTAGGAAACCTGGGGGCAGCTTTAGCCATTGGTATGTCTTATTGGTTGAATGTGGTTCTACTCGTACTATATGTAAAGTACTCCAGCACCTGTGCACATACCAGGGTTCAAATTTCCTATGAAATATTTCAAGGCATTGAAGACTTCTTACGTTTTGCTATTCCGTCTGCTATAATGATTTG CCTAGAATGGTGGTCATTTGAGATCCTTACCTTGCTTGCTGGTTTTCTACCGAATCCACAGCTTGAAACTTCAGTTTTATCAGTTTG TTTGTCAACTATCTCATCACTGTATACAATTCCAGAAGCACTAGGTGCCGCAGTAAG AGTGTCAAATGAACTAGGAGCTGGAAACCCACAAGCAGCTAGTGTAGCAGTTGTTGCTTCGATGTTTCTTACCGTCTCCAGTTCAGTCATTATAAGCTCAACAGTCTTTGCCAGTCAATCTGTTTTTGGCTACATTTTCAGCCGTGAGAAGGAAGTTGTGGAATATGTCACTGCCATTGCTCCTTTGCTTTGTCTGTCAGTTATAGCAGACAGCTTACACGCAGTTCTTTCTG GTATCGCTAGGGGATCCGGCTGGCAGAACTTGGCAGTGTATGTCAACCTAGGAGCTTATTATCTTGTTGGGATTCCTGTGGCTGCTACGTTGGGTTTCTGGTTCGACTTCAGAGGAAAAGGCCTTTGGATTGGAATACTAGTCGGTTCTTTTCTGCAAGCAGTTTTTTATTCTATCATAACAAGTTGTACAAACTGGGAAGAAAAG GCAAAGAAGGCGAGGGAGAGAATATTAGAGGAAGCAGCTTTAGTAAGATAG
- the LOC126791734 gene encoding protein DETOXIFICATION 12-like, with product MEEGLLLPRDKDRVEQRKGSSSTSSLTWLSLLEEVKRLGWIAGPMVLVVLSQYLVQVVSTMMVGHLGELALSSTAIATSLATVTGFSFLLGMASALETLCGQAYGAEQYQKLGFQTYTAIFSLNLVCLPLSVIWFYMEDFLIFMGQDHSISREAGKFIIWLIPALFAYATLQPLFRFFQTQSLILPMLLSSCATLLFHIPLCWVLVFKSGMDNLGGALAMSISYWLNAILLGLYMKFSSTCSKTRAPISKEVFRGIGEFFRFAVPSAVMICLEWWSFEVLILLCGLLPNPALETSVLSVCLQTISTLYSIPYGFGAAASTRVSNELGADNPEGARIATLAAMFLAVTETTIVTTTLFFCRHVFGYLFSNEEEVVNYVRIMAPLVCISVILDSFQGVLSGIARGCGWQHIGAYINLGAFYLCGIPVAATLGFLLQLRGMGLWIGIQVGAAVQVTLLAIVTSCTNWEKEASKARERVFEESSPVDNGLCH from the exons ATGGAGGAGGGTCTGTTATTGCCACGAGACAAAGATCGAGTTGAGCAAAGAAAAGGGTCGAGTAGTACAAGCAGTCTAACATGGTTGTCGCTCTTGGAAGAAGTGAAGAGGTTGGGATGGATAGCAGGGCCTATGGTTCTTGTGGTTCTATCCCAGTACTTGGTGCAGGTCGTTTCAACGATGATGGTTGGTCACCTTGGTGAGTTAGCTCTCTCTAGCACTGCCATTGCCACCTCTCTTGCTACTGTAACTGGCTTTAGTTTCTTG TTGGGAATGGCAAGTGCACTGGAAACTTTATGTGGGCAAGCTTATGGAGCTGAGCAATATCAAAAACTTGGATTTCAAACTTACACTGCTATATTTTCCCTCAACTTAGTTTGTCTTCCTCTATCTGTAATATGGTTCTATATGGAGGACTTTCTGATTTTTATGGGTCAAGATCATTCAATTTCTCGTGAAGCTGGCAAGTTCATAATTTGGCTTATTCCGGCTCTGTTTGCTTATGCAACTCTTCAACCATTGTTTAGATTCTTTCAGACACAAAGTTTAATACTTCCTATGCTTCTGAGCTCTTGTGCAACCCTTTTGTTTCATATTCCTCTCTGTTGGGTCCTCGTATTCAAATCTGGAATGGATAACCTTGGAGGAGCATTGGCAATGAGTATTTCGTACTGGTTGAATGCGATTTTACTCGGACTATACATGAAATTCTCTTCTACATGTTCAAAAACTAGAGCTCCAATTTCTAAGGAGGTATTCCGAGGAATTGGAGAGTTCTTTCGTTTTGCAGTCCCTTCTGCAGTCATGATATG CCTTGAGTGGTGGTCATTTGAGGTGCTTATCTTGCTGTGTGGGCTTTTACCAAATCCTGCACTTGAAACTTCAGTGTTGTCTGTATG TCTGCAGACCATTTCAACACTCTATTCAATACCTTATGGATTTGGTGCGGCAGCAAG TACTAGAGTTTCAAATGAACTAGGAGCTGACAACCCCGAAGGTGCTCGTATTGCTACTCTTGCtgccatgtttcttgcagTCACAGAGACAACTATAGTGACCACAACCCTCTTTTTCTGCCGACATGTATTTGGTTACCTATTCAGCAATGAGGAAGAAGTCGTTAATTATGTCAGAATAATGGCTCCTCTAgtttgcatctctgtaatacTAGATAGCTTCCAAGGGGTCCTTTCAG GTATTGCAAGAGGATGTGGGTGGCAGCATATAGGGGCTTATATAAACCTTGGAGCATTTTATCTATGTGGGATTCCAGTTGCTGCTACATTGGGTTTCTTGTTACAACTAAGAGGAATGGGGCTTTGGATTGGAATACAAGTTGGTGCCGCTGTTCAAGTCACTCTGCTTGCTATTGTAACTTCTTGTACAAACTGGGAAAAGGAG GCAAGTAAGGCAAGAGAGCGAGTCTTTGAGGAAAGCTCTCCAGTTGATAATGGATTGTGCCACTAA